Proteins encoded by one window of Cryptococcus gattii WM276 chromosome K, complete sequence:
- a CDS encoding Hypothetical protein (Similar to TIGR gene model, INSD accession AAW46178.1; CNK02210) has protein sequence MSSKTPEAVAFDTPEQQSEQQPAQGDGQPMIDPSLMEIATHPPIAEQQSPKADAAPSHQQAPETHDEHLHTASVDDRDFIFSEPHTLGITESIAQAPDPKPGDFMPPRLGDDEGIDLEALESQVDDDMPGSPTAKLMRAIAPPLALQSQPIWPAPPPNSSVNLFIGRALLSNGNDNWPLKPNDIVNWIRKHYPSEWDGDEGRCSAHRVRTYLARKGADMYYEKLNQGCIAGWRIRQNHLWRFENGGFQGRGMKQEEAIANAQKESEAIATAARKAAAAEALAAGHPNVKVSMSQPGVSDGMPSLKRPRVKQPLRRRPIKTRDLPAHLGMDALGHPDQYAFNPSPHHHDVHEPQTLYSTLDQAAAGPSTSTSVSSHAQHTPTDHEHALQQLHEQHQAEHHHEHHDHHADTLSFEGLTSSNGNSVDINMVQQAMQAAAGQMDDLEMGMQLPIEMQMHSTEHDDDVEQREYDFGPGAFGTGQGYTYNG, from the exons ATGTCATCAAAGACACCAGAGGCCGTTGCATTCGACACGCCAGAACAGCAGTCAGAGCAGCAGCCGGCTCAAGGGGATGGGCAGCCTATGATAGACCCGTCCCTCATGGAGATAGCAACACATCCTCCCATTGCTGAACAACAATCTCCCAAAGCAGATGCTGCTCCTTCACATCAACAGGCGCCGGAGACCCACGACGAACATCTCCATACCGCATCGGTCGATGACCGCGATTTCATTTTCTCTGAACCACACACCCTGGGTATCACTGAAAGTATCGCGCAGGCTCCAGACCCAAAACCTGGAGACTTTATGCCGCCGCGGCTTGGGGACGATGAAGGTATTGATCTCGAGGCGTTGGAGAGCCAGGTGGATGATGATATGCCGGGAAGTCCGACTGCGAAGTTGATGAGAGCCATCGCACCTCCCCTTGCTTTACAATCCCAGCCAATTTGGCCTGCT CCTCCGCCAAACTCGAGTGTGAATTTGTTTATTG GACGTGCATTGCTATCAAATGGTAACGACAATTGGCCATTG AAACCCAATGACATCGTCAACTGGATCCGCAAGCACTATCCCTCTGAATGGGACGGCGATGAAGGCCGATGCTCCGCCCACCGAGTCCGCACATACCTCGCTCGAAAGGGCGCGGACATGTACTACGAAAAACTCAATCAGGGTTGCATTGCCGGTTGGCGTATCCGACAAAATCACCTTTGGCGTTTTGAGAATGGCGGCTTCCAGGGCCGAGGAATGAAGCAAGAAGAGGCGATTGCGAATGCTCAGAAGGAAAGCGAGGCAATTGCGACGGCTGCGAGAAAGGCGGCTGCGGCGGAGGCCTTGGCGGCAGGACACCCCAATGTCAAGGTTTCCATGAGTCAGCCCGGAGTGAGCGATGGTATGCCGTCGTTGAAGAGACCCAGAGTGAAGCAACCATTGAGGAGGAGACCAATCAAGACTCGGGACTTGCCGGCGCATCTGGGTATGGATGCGTTGGGCCATCCCGACCAATATGCCTTCAATCCTTCGCCTCACCATCACGATGTGCATGAGCCTCAAACCCTTTACTCTACTCTTGATCAGGCCGCTGCCGGTCCTTCCACTTCTACATCCGTTTCATCTCACGCTCAACATACACCCACCGACCACGAACATGCCCTCCAACAATTGCATGAGCAACATCAGGCTGAACACCATCATGAACACCATGATCACCATGCTGATACCCTCTCTTTCGAGGGCCTCACGTCAAGCAATGGGAACTCTGTTGATATCAACATGGTTCAACAAGCAATGCAGGCTGCGGCAGGCCAGATGGATGATTTGGAAATGGGTATGCAGTTGCCGATTGAAATGCAAATGCACTCTACGGAACACGACGATGATGTGGAACAGAGAGAGTACGACTTTGGGCCAGGAGCGTTTGGGACTGGGCAAGGATATACTTATAATGGGTAG
- a CDS encoding Hypothetical protein (Similar to TIGR gene model, INSD accession AAW46177.1; CNK02200), translated as MSCTMRALTFLTIIPLALSLQLPHFPTPQDTLDFAGSLIRSGHVHAGGHAAEVEMGHANDMQLSTIGDEYVVLTHKKYPNHKVRIKSTTGWCDPDVKSYSGFLDVGYGKYLFFYFFESRSDPSEDPVVMWINGGPGCSSSLGMLMELGPCSVKDDPKGVNDTERNPYAWNEKANVFFLDEPIGVGFSHADNGQTVGTTEEAAIDVQAFISIFFETFKEFEGRAFHMAGESYGGRYLPVFASAVVDGNKQLIKEGKIPINLISVMIGNGVTDYFTTTESYFPFQCTLHGDLTEPVQSIGNCVAMAEAVPKCHKLAKKGCLETHDYTTCSMAINYCEQVLGETFLSAGVNPYDVTMPCTIEELADSLCYPVTKKIGTYLDLPDVRHTLGVDKLRSNWSSCDGSVFTRFTQSLDNTGKTWLYVAGLLERGVRVLNYVGMLDFICNHVANELWMERLEWSGKKGYNAADFNDWVVDGHRAGEFKTYGNLTMLKIRGAGHMVPYDKPKEALSMATSWLNAAALDQ; from the exons ATGTCCTGCACTATGCGAGCTTTAACATTCCTCACCATCATCCCGTTGGCCCTCTCACTCCAGCTCCCACACTTTCCCACTCCTCAAGACACGCTCGATTTCGCTGGGTCGCTCATCCGCTCTGGCCATGTTCATGCGGGTGGTCATGCTGCCGAGGTGGAGATGGGACACGCCAATGACATGCAATTGAGCACCATTGGAGATGAATATGTTGTCCTAACGCACAAGAAATATCCT AACCATAAAGTGAGAATTAAGTCCACCACCGGATGGTGTGACCCCGACGTCAAATCATATTCTGG GTTCCTCGATGTCGGTTATGGCAAATATCTCTTCTTTTACTTTTTTGAGTCTCGTTCGGATCCTTCCGAGGACCCCGTTGTCATGTGGATTAATG GTGGACCTGGATGCAGCTCTTCCCTCGGTATGCTCATGGAACTTGGGCCTTGCTCAGTTAAAGATGACCCCAAGGGAGTGAACGACACGGAACGCAACCCTTACGCTTGGAACGAGAAG GCCAACGTTTTTTTCTTGGATGAGCCTATTGGTGTGGGATTCAGTCATGCCGATAATGGCCAG ACTGTTGGCACCACCGAAGAAGCCGCAATTGATGTTCAAGCCTTCATTTCCATT TTCTTTGAAACTTTCAAGGAATTTGAGGGCCGAGCTTTCCACATGGCTGGCGAATCTTACGGCGGTCGATACCTCCCTGTCTTTGCTAGTGCTGTTGTGGATGGTAATAAGCAGCTCATCAAGGAGGGCAAGATCCCTATCAACTTAATCAGTGTTATGATTGGAAATGGTGTCACCGACTACT TCACCACAACTGAATCATACTTCCCCTTC CAATGTACCCTCCATGGCGACCTCACTGAACCTGTGCAGAGTATCGGAAACTGTGTCGCTATGGCCGAAGCT GTTCCCAAATGCCACAAACTTGCCAAGAAGGGATGTCTTGAAACTCACGACTATACTACCTGTTCCATGGCCATCAACTACTGTGAACAGGTCCTTGGCGAAACCTTCCTTTCCGCTGGTGTCAACCCTTACGATGTGACTATGCCCTGTACCATTGAGGAGCTGGCAGACTCTCTCTGTTACCCCGTGACCAAGAAGATCGGCACTTACCTTGACCTGCCTGACGTCAGGCATACTCTCGGTGTCGATAAGCTTAGAAGCAACTGGTCAAGTTGCGATGGATCTGTATTCACCAGGTTCACTCAGAGCTTGGACAACACTGGCAAGACATGGTTGTACGTTGCTGGTCTTCTTGAGCGAGGTGTCAGAGTCCTGAAC TATGTGGGTATGCTTGACTTCATCTGCAATCACGTCGCCAATGAGCTCTGGATGGAGCGACTTGAGTGGTCTGGAAAAAAAGGGTACAACGCCGCCGACTTTAATGACTGGGTCGTTGACGGACACCGCGCTGGAGAGTTCAAGACCTACGGCAACCTGACC ATGCTCAAGATTAGAGGTGCCGGGCATATGGTGCCATACGACAAGCCCAAGGAGGCGTTGTCTATGGCTACTTCTTGGTTGAACGCCGCTGCTCTTGACCAGTAA
- a CDS encoding uncharacterized protein (Similar to TIGR gene model, INSD accession AAW43756.1), protein MSQNKVLNVAVVGCGEVAQIAHIPNLVVASDKYKISALCDVSVKSVELCGSRFGVTNIFTSVTEMLASSISIDLVFILTADQFHAENIIECANAGKHVMIEKPMAQTLAEYDAVEEARVKNGVVVFVGYMRRYAPALDRLKEEIKGKTIKYVRVRDIIGNNSYFTSQSGMHQHYYKDLPSSASSELIARRASNLKENLGAKADSDPRSANSWGLLHSLGSHDLSAMRDVIGMPEKCLCATRSDDGDSSWWWTALFQYRGFKAYYEMAIDEVAIFDAHIEVYTNDSRVKIQYDTPYVKGLPIKLTIQRQLPNGDFSEQVIRPTYVDPYTIELDLIYDAVANGKDYKTTPLDAKNDTVLAKMIMDALVD, encoded by the exons ATGTCCCAGAACAAGGTACTCAACGTCGCTGTCGTTGGCTGCGGTGAAGTCGCGCAAATCGCACAT ATCCCCAATCTCGTGGTAGCATCAGACAAGTACAAGATCAGTGCTCTTTGCGATGTCTCTGTCAAATCAGTCGAGCTGTGTGGCTCTCGTTTCGGAGTCACCAACATCTTCACCTCTGT CACAGAGATGCTCgcttcttccatctccatcgATCTGGTCTTCATCTTGACAGCCGATCAGTTCCACGCCGAAAACATTATCGAATGCGCTAATGCCGGTAAACACGTCATGATCGAGAAACCTATGGCTCAGACGCTTGCAGAGTACGATGCAGTGGAAGAAGCGAGGGTGAAGAACGGAGTCGTTGTATTTGTGGGGTACATGCGGAGGTATGCTCCAGCGTTGGACAGgttgaaagaagagatcaagGGGAAGACGATCAAGTATGTGAGGGTCCGGGATATCATTGGGAAT AACAGCTACTTTACTTCCCAATCAGGTATGCATCAGCACTACTACAAAGATTTACCATCTTCCGCATCATCCGAACTCATTGCCAGACGTGCTTCCAACCTCAAAGAGAACTTGGGTGCCAAGGCAGATTCGGACCCTCGCAGCGCAAATTCATGGGGCCTTTTGCATAGTCTGGGCAGCCACGACCTGTCGGCTATGAGAGATGTTATCGGTATGCCGGAAAAGTGTCTCTGTGCGACAAGAAGCGATGATGGGGATTCTTCTTGGTGGTGGACGGCCTTGTTCCAGTACAGGGGATTCAAGGCTTATTACGAG ATGGCCATTGACGAAGTCGCAATCTTTGATGCTCATATCGAAGTGTACACCAACGACTCTCGTGTCAAGATCCAATACGACAC ACCGTACGTCAAAGGACTTCCTATCAAACTCACTATCCAGCGTCAACTGCCCAACGGCGACTTTTCGGAACAAGTGATCCGACCAACATACGTTGATCCCTACACCATTGAACTTGATTTGATTTATGATGCTGTGGCGAACGGGAAAGATTACAAAACGACACCATTGGATGCAAAGAATGATACAGTCTTGGCCAAGATGATTATGGACGCTTTGGTCGATTGA
- a CDS encoding Glutamine amidotransferase (glutamine-hydrolyzing), putative (Similar to TIGR gene model, INSD accession AAW46175.1) has protein sequence MATEEIHSLYDTILILDFGSQYSHLITRRCRELNVYCEMLPCTQKISELSWKPKGVILSGSPYSVYAPDAPHVDPDVFSLGVPILGICYGLQEIARVHGGTVDAHTHREYGYAKIEVVKTGKKDQDALFDGIEMEEDGGLQVWMSHGDQLTSLPPNFVTIASTPTSPYTSIAHESKPIYGVQFHPEVSHSPRGKEVIAAFVKNVCGVRDGWSMESFIPKEIARIRQICGEKGQVIGAVSGGVDSTVAAKLMHEAIGDRFHAIMVDNGVLRKDEAKKVHKMLTIDLGVSLTVVDASELFLARLKGVEDPERKRKIIGNTFIEVFEAEAAKLEAAAEKELAEKGGEAKGKIEWLLQGTLYPDVIESISFKGPSATIKTHHNVGGLLEDMKLKLIEPLRELFKDEVRALGRLLSIPEHLVGRHPFPGPGLAIRILGEVTREQIAILQHADDIYIEEIRAAGLYDQISQAFVALLPVKAVGVAGDARTYDQVVAVRAVSTEDFMTADWFVFPPQVLKRISSRITNEVKGVNRVVYDITSKPPGTVEWL, from the exons ATGGCCACAGAGGAGATCCATAGCTTGTACGAcaccatcctcatcttGGATTTTGGATCCCAG TACTCCCACTTGATCACTCGACGATGCCGAGAGCTCAAC GTGTACTGTGAGATGTTGCCTTGCACGCAAAAGATCTCCGAGTTGTCCTGGAAGCCCAAGG GTGTCATCCTTTCCGGCTCCCCTTACTCTGTTTACGCCCCCGACGCTCCACACGTTGACCCTGACGTCTTCAGCCTTGGTGTTCCCATCCTCGGTATCTGCTACGGTCTCCAGGAGATTGCACGAGTCCACGGTGGTACCGTCGACGCTCACACCCACAGAGAATACGGTTACGCCAAGATCGAAGTCGTCAAGACCGGAAAAAAGGACCAGGATGCCTTGTTCGATGGCATtgagatggaggaggatggtggGTTACAG GTCTGGATGTCTCATGGTGACCAGCTTACCTCCCTCCCCCCCAACTTTGTCACCATCGCTTCCACCCCTACTTCCCCTTACACTTCTATCGCCCACGAATCCAAGCCCATTTACGGTGTCCAATTCCACCCCGAGGTTTCTCACTCCCCCAGGGGCAAGGAAGTCATTGCCGCCTTTGTGAAGAACGTCTGCGGTGTTAGGGACGGTTGGAGCATGGAGAGTTTTATCCCCAAGGAGATTGCTAGGATTAGGCAAATCTGTGGTGAGAAGGGTCAGGTTATAGGTGCCGTCAGCGGTGGTGTCGACTCCACTGTCGCCGCTAAGTTGATGCACGAGGCTATCGGTGACCG ATTCCATGCTATCATGGTCGACAACGGTGTCCTCCGAAAGGATGAGGCCAAGAAGGTCCACAAGATGCTTACCATTGACCTCGGTGTCAGTCTCACTGTCGTCGACGCTTCTGAACTCTTCCTTGCCCGTCTCAAGGGCGTCGAGGACCCCGAACGTAAGCGAAAGATCATCGGTAACACCTTTATCGAAGTCTTTGAGGCCGAGGCTGCCAAGCTTGAGGCTGCCGCTGAGAAGGAGCTTGCCGAGAAGGGCGGTGAGGCCAAGGGCAAGATCGAGTGGTTGCTCCAGGGTACCTTGTACCCCGACGTTATCGAGAGTATTTCTTTTAAGGGTCCCAGTGCGACCATCAAGACCCATCACAACGTCGGTGGGTTGTTGGAGGACATGAAATTGAAGTTGATCGAGCCTCTCCGAGAGCTCTTCAAGGACGAAGTCCGTGCCCTTGGTCGTCTACTCAGTATCCCTGAACATCTTGTCGGCCGACACCCCTTCCCCGGTCCTGGTCTCGCTATCCGAATTCTCGGTGAAGTCACTCGCGAGCAAATCGCCATCCTCCAACACGCCGACGACATTTACATTGAGGAAATCCGTGCTGCTGGTTTGTACGACCAAATTTCTCAGGCCTTTGTTGCTCTCTTGCCTGTCAAGGCTGTCGGTGTTGCTGGTGATGCGAGGACTTATGACCAGGTCGTTGCTGTCAGGGCCGTTTCTACAGAAGACTTTATGACTGCCGATTGGTTCGTGTTCCCCCCGCAAGTGTTGAAGAGGATCTCCTCTAGGATTACCAATGAG GTCAAGGGTGTTAACAGGGTTGTCTACGACATTACTTCCAAGCCTCCTGGAAC TGTTGAGTGGCTTTAA
- a CDS encoding uncharacterized protein (Similar to TIGR gene model, INSD accession AAW46174.1), translating to MSAHQPQEGDVFPRPSDHDIQSTWEKLFSDPLISLTRLKSRSLDKAGLGPAGADGGVILRSVYWRFYHSLLPPPTSLDLFPQALEASRESYNALRRRYLIAPDGRWASDCSGFDESLTSISSVRHTSRRIASPVHGSPLQPNDGWDPLSLSTSSPWKTWFAHTELRATIRQDVERTFPDMSYFQFERVQKCMTTALFIFAVLNPDVGYRQGMHELFACCFMAVDRDSLKVVNKAEGQQEEAMFKTLDRRYVEHDAFELFAAIMKNAKAFYEWRAEEGPIVSIPLRAIKLTDIFYCQKSRTDTVPKAPIIIRCNNLHTSLLRRIDPQLYERLETEGVEAQIWAIRWIRLIFTRELPFSVAMRLWDGIFAEDPGLQLLDYICIAMLLLVRNALIDADYPTLLTNLLHYPAPSSTYPFEPFLILAQALFLRSDSSPAAGVEIVIQNQDLLNVKAAPKNQERVASDPSNYRTRFADGRGNGRTISGTVKERLQKGGVGGLAQGLFERAQAAGLDKAFLSTVNDFRKNLPDSTTAYTYLPNLSFSPSHSPAPRTSSPFSAIPNSASILPSRSFLSSHSPSTANSTPPLRPALRSRTSIDSQTSQISVKTIKDAEREMAELRLAMLGMGKAMSEWLDVLHNSQQQMEESEIENAWKGLARVKDTLIDGAGRDVDEIVKEWGWHEGLEASSSRSSTPAPSAMDPPFEAPIGEPEPSPETVVSGPSTMEFEEVTPTPLSVAVMPTTPRFLSASRHSISPVGQDNPLATSRAAKRLSAQSIRGDGSISGLPRVSHIAPPVNSGSERYRPKEAGRPASAGLGIIAVDEREQSKDQLPANVDPLAGLGTKVRESRRHAGPDVDPLLGMDVQ from the exons ATGAGCGCTCACCAACCTCAAGAAGGAGACGTATTCCCACGTCCATCTGATCACGACATCCA GTCCACATGGGAGAAACTCTTTTCTGACCCACTCATATCACTCACTAGACTCAAGTCAAGGTCGCTGGATAAAGCTGGATTAGGACCAGCTGGGGCTGATGGAGGCGTTATCCTGCGATCTGTATACTGGAGG TTCTATCACAGCCTTCTCCCACCTCCTACATCCCTAGACCTTTTCCCACAGGCCCTTGAAGCTTCACGCGAATCTTACAACGCTCTCAGACGGCGATACCTTATCGCGCCCGATGGCCGATGGGCTTCAGACTGTTCGGGGTTCGATGAATCGCTCACTTCTATCTCTTCAGTCCGCCATACTTCCCGTAGGATAGCCTCTCCGGTCCACGGCTCTCCTTTGCAACCCAATGACGGCTGGGACCCCTTATCGCTATCGACATCATCACCTTGGAAAACTTGGTTCGCCCATACCGAACTTCGAGCAACAATCAGGCAAGATGTTGAGCGTACATTCCCTGATATGTCATATTTCCAATTCGAAAGGGTACAGAAATGCATGACAACGGCATTATTTATTTTTGCTGTGCTTAATCCGGATGTAGGGTACAGGCAAGGTATGCACGAGCTCTTTGCTTGTTGTTTTATGGCGGTGGATAGAGATTCTCTGAAGGTGGTGAACAAGGCCGAAGGACAACAGGAAGAGGCTATGTTCAAGACATTAGATAGAAGATATGTGGAGCACGATGCGTTTGAGCTGTTTGCGGCGATTATGAAAAACGCCAAGGCGTTTTATGAGTGGAGAGCAGAGGAGGGACCGATTGTAAGTATCCCACTACGGGCTATTAAGCTTACTGACATTTTTTATTGTCAGAAATCTAGAACGGATACTGTACCCAAAGCGCCTATCATCATAAGATGTAATAATTTACATACGTCTCTCTTGAGACGAATAGACCCCCAGCTTTACGAACGTTTAGAGACCGAAGGTGTAGAGGCGCAAATATGGGCCAT TCGATGGATCCGACTTATCTTTACCCGCGAATTGCCCTTTAGTGTCGCGATGAGATTATGGGATGGAATCTTTGCTGAAGATCCGGGGCTGCAATTGCTTGACTACATCTGTATCGCGATGCTCCTGCTCGTGCGAAATGCGT TGATCGACGCGGACTATCCCACTTTGCTCACTAACTTGCTTCATTACCCGGCCCCGTCGTCGACATATCCTTTCGAGCCTTTTCTGATACTTGCGCAAGCTCTATTCTTGCGAAGTGACAGCTCGCCAGCTGCCGGCGTAGAGATAGTCATCCAGAATCAAGACCTTTTAAATGTCAAAGCTGCCCCAAAAAACCAGGAAAGGGTCGCGAGCGACCCAAGCAATTACCGAACCAGGTTTGCCGATGGGAGAGGTAATGGACGTACGATTTCGGGAACGGTGAAAGAAAGATTACAGAAGGGTGGGGTAGGAGGTTTGGCTCAGGGGCTATTTGAAAGAGCCCAGGCAGCAGGGCTGGACAAGGCGTTTTTATCTACTGTCAACGACTTTAGG AAAAATTTGCCAGATTCCACAACCGCATACACATACCTTCCCAATCTTTCATTCTCCCCATCTCACTCCCCTGCGCCACGTACATCAAGTCCTTTTTCAGCCATTCCTAACTCCGCCTCAATTCTTCCTTCTCGGTCGTTCTTGTCCTCCCATTCACCTTCCACGGCTAATAGCACTCCTCCTCTCCGTCCAGCTCTTCGGTCTCGCACATCTATTGATAGCCAAACATCACAAATATCTGTGAAAACAATCAAGGACGCAGAACGAGAGATGGCCGAGCTGCGATTGGCCATGCTCGGTATGGGCAAAGCGATGAGCGAGTGGTTGGACGTGCTGCATAACTCACAACAACAAATGGAAGAAAGTGAAATAGAAAACGCCTGGAAGGGGTTGGCAAGGGTCAAGGATACTTTGATTGATGGGGCAGGGAGGGATGTGGATGAGATTGTCAAGGAATGGGGATGGCATGAAGGGTTGGAAGCTTCGAGTAGCCGATCATCGACTCCAGCCCCTTCAGCCATGGACCCGCCTTTTGAAGCTCCAATCGGCGAGCCAGAACCTAGTCCTGAGACAGTTGTTTCTGGACCATCAACCATGGAATTCGAAGAAGTCACGCCCACTCCACTCAGTGTTGCAGTCATGCCCACGACCCCCCGGTTCCTCTCTGCCTCTCGCCACAGTATATCACCTGTAGGCCAAGATAATCCTTTAGCGACGTCCAGGGCAGCAAAGCGACTATCAGCTCAATCGATTCGAGGGGATGGATCTATTTCGGGTTTACCGAGGGTGTCTCATATAGCCCCCCCTGTCAACTCGGGATCGGAGAGGTACCGACCGAAAGAGGCAGGGAGGCCTGCGTCAGCCGGCTTAGGTATCATCGCTGTCGACGAGAGAGAACAGTCCAAAGATCAGTTACCCGCTAATGTCGATCCGCTCGCCGGTCTGGGCACAAAGGTGAGGGAGAGTCGCAGACATGCAGGACCGGATGTAGATCCTTTGTTGGGGATGGATGTCCAGTGA